In a genomic window of Branchiostoma floridae strain S238N-H82 chromosome 19, Bfl_VNyyK, whole genome shotgun sequence:
- the LOC118406802 gene encoding vasopressin V2 receptor-like — MDDTVSATASTDEDEDMLTPSMTLTVILTVTSSIGALSNLVICLVIICAHARNVPSDWFMGNLSFVDLTFAGVTVPIRLARYLLRGTGIFGGLFGCKLCMVLPKLCLTNSVFTMLAMAYERYRSTAKFNKPKLTGCQTGSMLVLVWFVSCMLCLYDIVSGKNYLIDMGNSTEPAPVYITDCWFPELGDDKDAYSYVFAALGVATPLISIAVFYALLVGAIRTRGFQSPNNPPSSPQQQPSAEASTAASPVARVRTIRVSRSVSGGILHEIRQTNMVAALVVVFVLCWVPLFVLPVMQAWTEDSASSDSFILQLHMVLVTVRTILDPVIYTCSSRAMLCCRKRGRVGEAPEDIHLGARDTVSDC, encoded by the exons ATGGACGACACCGTGAGTGCGACAGCCTCCACGGACGAGGACGAAGACATGCTGac ACCCAGCATGACCTTGACTGTAATTTTGACCGTGACGTCATCGATTGGAGCCCTGTCCAACTTGGTCATCTGCCTGGTGATCATCTGTGCGCATGCGCGCAACGTGCcatctgattggttcatgggTAACCTGTCGTTCGTTGACCTGACCTTTGCCGGGGTCACCGTCCCCATCAGGTTGGCGAGGTACCTGCTGCGAGGCACGGGAATCTtcg GAGGACTTTTCGGCTGTAAGTTGTGCATGGTTCTGCCCAAACTCTGCCTGACCAACTCAGTCTTCACCATGCTGGCGATGGCGTACGAACGGTACCGCTCTACGGCCAAGTTCAATAAGCCAAAACTTACAG GTTGCCAAACTGGCTCAATGCTCGTGCTGGTATGGTTCGTGTCGTGTATGCTGTGTCTGTACGACATCGTCAGTGGCAAGAACTATCTAATTGACATGGGAAACTCCACCGAACCTGCTCCAGTCTACATCACGGACTGCTGGTTTCCGGAATTAGGAGATGACAAG GATGCATACTCGTACGTGTTCGCTGCACTTGGTGTAGCGACCCCTCTGATATCTATAGCCGTGTTCTACGCGCTCCTGGTTGGTGCCATCCGCACACGGGGGTTCCAGTCACCCAACAACCCTCCCTCCAGCCCGCAGCAACAGCCGTCCGCAGAGGCCTCAACAGCAGCGTCTCCGGTAGCCAG AGTGCGGACCATCAGGGTGAGCCGGTCGGTGTCAGGCGGTATTCTGCACGAGATCAGACAGACCAACATGGTGGCGGCGCTGGTGGTGGTGTTCGTCTTGTGTTGGGTGCCGCTCTTCGTCCTGCCGGTAATGCAG GCGTGGACGGAGGACAGCGCCTCTAGCGACTCCTTCATACTGCAGCTGCACATGGTTTTGGTGACCGTACGGACGATTCTGGACCCCGTGATCTACACGTGCTCGTCCCGGGCGATGCTGTGCTGCAGGAAGCGGGGCAGGGTGGGGGAGGCTCCCGAGGACATACATTTAGGCGCCCGGGACACAGTCTCGGACTGTTAG